The following are from one region of the Schistocerca cancellata isolate TAMUIC-IGC-003103 chromosome 11, iqSchCanc2.1, whole genome shotgun sequence genome:
- the LOC126108354 gene encoding protein roadkill-like, which yields MSAAAEVQRTAAVDLGALLDAGEGAVVTLVAGETRLAAHRAVLAARSPVFRGMFQHDTLEASCGEVRIADVGGRVLRQLLSYVYTLQAPQLTGTAPELLAAADRYGLSALKAACEQQVAAQLEVETAAAAAVLAVRHSCPSLTAATIHFIRSQTHKVMATQGWADAMRSSPEHLIEVSRLLGEPPAEPR from the coding sequence ATGTCGGCCGCTGCTGAGGTTCAGAGGACGGCGGCCGTGGACCTGGGCGCCCTGCTGGACGCGGGCGAGGGCGCGGTCGTCACACTGGTGGCGGGAGAGACGCGGCTGGCGGCGCACCGCGCGGTCCTGGCCGCCAGGAGCCCCGTGTTCCGAGGCATGTTCCAGCACGACACGCTGGAGGCCAGCTGCGGCGAGGTCAGAATCGCGGACGTGGGGGGCCGCGTCCTCAGGCAACTCCTTTCTTACGTGTACACCCTGCAGGCCCCCCAGCTGACCGGCACGGCCCCGGAGCTGCTGGCGGCTGCCGACAGATACGGCCTGTCCGCCCTGAAGGCCGCCTGCGAACAGCAGGTGGCGGCGCAGCTGGAGGTAGAGACGGCGGCGGCTGCAGCTGTGCTGGCGGTGAGGCACTCGTGCCCCAGCCTAACTGCGGCTACCATCCACTTCATAAGGTCTCAAACACACAAAGTAATGGCGACGCAGGGCTGGGCAGATGCTATGCGTAGCAGCCCTGAGCATTTGATTGAAGTCAGTCGCCTGCTCGGTGAACCACCAGCAGAACCCAGGTGA